DNA from Mycobacterium sp. SMC-8:
GTTGTGCGTGATGAACACCACGCCGAACCCGGCCTCCTTGGCAGCGGTGATGTATTTCAACACCACCCCGGACTGCTTGACGCCCAACGCGGCGGTGGGCTCGTCGAGGATCAGCACCCGTGCCCCGAAGAACACCGCCCGCGCGATTGCCACACACTGCTTCTGACCACCCGACAGGGAGCCTATCGGGACGTCGACATCCGGTAGGTCGATGCCCATCTTCGACAGCTCGGACAACGTCGTGGCGCGCATCGCGTTGGCGTCCAACGAAAACGGGAACGACTTCTTGCGCAGCTCCTGGCCGAGGAAGAAGTTGCGCCACACCGGCATCAGCGGCACGACGGCCAGGTTCTGGTAGACGGTCGCGATGCCCTTGCCCAACGCCTCGGCCGGTGAGGCGAACTTGGTGGGTGCGCCGTCGACGAGAAGCTCGCCTTCAGTCTGCTGATGCAGTCCGGCGATGATCTTGATCAGCGTGGACTTCCCGGCCCCGTTGTCGCCGAGGATGCCGGTGACCTCACCGGCGTGCACCCGCAGGCAGATGTCCTTGAGCGCGGTGATGTTGCCGTAGGACTTGCCGACGTTCTTCAGCTCGACCAGAGGCGCCTTGCCACCGGATTGCGCGTCGCTGCTTGGCTTTTCGACAGAGATAGTCATCGAATCACTTCTTTGCTGCGTAGTTGCGGAAGGCGTTGTTGGCGATCACCGCGAACAGCAGCATCGCGCCCAGGAAAAACTTGAACCAGTCGGGGTCCCAGCCCGCGTACACGATGCCCTGGTTGGTCATGCCGAAGATGAACGCACCGATGGCCGCACCGATCGCGGTGCCGTACCCACCGGTCAGCAGGCATCCGCCGATGACCGCGGCGATGATGTAGAAGAACTCGTTGCCGATGCCCTGGCCCGACTGCACCGTGTTGAACGCGAACAGTAGGTGCATGCCGACGAACCAGGCGCAGAACCCGACGAACATGAACAGCCCGATCTTGACCTTGGTGACCGGAACACCCACGGCGCGGGCACTGTCCTTGTCACCGCCGACCGCGAAGATCCAGTTGCCGATCTTGGTCTTGAACAGCACCCATGTCGCGATCGCGGTGAACACCAGCCACCACACCACGGTGATCCGGATGCTGACCCCGAACAGCGTGAACGACGACGCGAACACCTTCTGCGCCGAGTCCCAACCCTGCATGTCGCTGACGCTCTGAGTGGCGACCTGCCCGGCCACCAGCTTGGTGACCGCGAGGTTGATGCCGGCGAGCATGAAGAAGGTGCTCAAGGTGATCAGGAAGCTCGGAATCTTGGTCTTCATCACCAGGAAGCCGTTGAAGAAGCCGACGGCCAGCGCCAGGATCAGCGAAAGCAGCGCGCCCACCCACAGATT
Protein-coding regions in this window:
- a CDS encoding ABC transporter permease, yielding MSTQQTLDVAGHKVVRDERVKERNRLQRILIRPEMGAGIGAIGIFVFFLIVAEPFREASSLATVLYASSTIGIMACGVAVLMIGGEFDLSAGVAVTFSSLAASMLAYNLHLNLWVGALLSLILALAVGFFNGFLVMKTKIPSFLITLSTFFMLAGINLAVTKLVAGQVATQSVSDMQGWDSAQKVFASSFTLFGVSIRITVVWWLVFTAIATWVLFKTKIGNWIFAVGGDKDSARAVGVPVTKVKIGLFMFVGFCAWFVGMHLLFAFNTVQSGQGIGNEFFYIIAAVIGGCLLTGGYGTAIGAAIGAFIFGMTNQGIVYAGWDPDWFKFFLGAMLLFAVIANNAFRNYAAKK
- a CDS encoding ATP-binding cassette domain-containing protein: MTISVEKPSSDAQSGGKAPLVELKNVGKSYGNITALKDICLRVHAGEVTGILGDNGAGKSTLIKIIAGLHQQTEGELLVDGAPTKFASPAEALGKGIATVYQNLAVVPLMPVWRNFFLGQELRKKSFPFSLDANAMRATTLSELSKMGIDLPDVDVPIGSLSGGQKQCVAIARAVFFGARVLILDEPTAALGVKQSGVVLKYITAAKEAGFGVVFITHNPHHAHMVGDHFVLLNRGRQKLDCTYDDITLEHLTQEMAGGDELEALSHELRASKN